A genomic stretch from Methanomassiliicoccales archaeon includes:
- a CDS encoding tetratricopeptide repeat protein — MGIKAMFGDGMGYFQSLFDAELKTLRKARKLIEDANSRLSTGKVDSAKSELNRVRDMILQEIPNVKKYAKEFSDVLVILSENYLKFGLPEEAVRVADKAVTLTPNSVSAIICKAKSLAAIGSVEEALLILDKIIVQDPSNKGAWAEKGRILDGSGRVSEALHCYEKIVEIDPNDISYYDIIITKTPDKILWLRKKGETLVRNEKAEEALKVFDDALSLSPGNLDVLLAKGNALVVLNRYNDAAMVYDEVLLKDPRNFTAHLNKARSHREKGEVDDALKHYREALRSDPSHKQTWLEAGTMLEHLGKFEEALKSYNRALEIDNNYLPALEGKCSILRKLGKDAELAECCSKLLELSPDSIQWIVTKAEAQMKIGQVEEALRTVSSALERFPREPDLLEKKRVALYALNKYDDLIGVCNEILSLHPDNVDALHDQGFAYYKTGKFYEAIKVLEKASKIQPDRESTFVILKECFKHLERDKEVLEACDNIIRINPKNKFALMDKAIALDRLNKKIDAVEMYKRVLDVDPTEEEALKNISIALFTLRRYDEALEWSSAGATSYPSNKIFWRVRGDSLYALGRFDEAAEAFTKGIDIDPQDSKLWYSKGLALESAKRFEEALACYEKTLALDPDDKNAWISKGVTLEWLERYPEALSSYDVAISLDADNRFVHIRRGYVLAKMNRHDEAVAAFDRALDITPKDLEVLEAKKHSLKALEKYNEVIGVCDLIIKLDSRNKNAWFDRGVACHRIGDLAEAIKSFDRALEIDPYDLSILEHKKSTVIASGDQNEILNVTERILQIDPRNKLALIDKGIALEKIGRLEEAVENYDKAIQIDNTDKVAFYHKGLALTELGRYREAVEAFDRAFKLDPTDPYALDNKGRALLLMHNFIDALRVFEQCIKMSPSNARFHTDKGRALASLDRLGEAIEAFDHALQLDPSDAQAWKYKGGVLFRMGEYEEAANCYSKAIELGVEDAAVYRFRGKALEKLNRLEEALESYQKSIAMDANAPSVWLSLATVQMKLGDLTAASGSIDRSIDLDPNDKEAWLVRAEIMQKLESTDEAIKSYDKAIGIDPKEKVAWTGKGSVLLRLEKYEQAKRAFEKALELDRNYELAREGLKVAEAKLKEKEIAVHAEKLLEYEYRAGKKVTREEAFREAGVPFSYLDDVMRYLDQKESVNINLLTDEEFDEYERLSRSIILAAYRNPNVGRYGLRLCDVFMNMPERDIRKAKRVLAYIEAVNEIDFSNATADERSDRFIRAALNLPEEQRSAIGLMENLGLGIYNARKLVGILRSLKTEAYKTPTVRVKEIPERVRLVDIEREEKSKASDVRRESAQKLSVRREQDLYSRLYKETRTVEVSPQAEELKGRRCLFHGNQAVMRCASCGTLLCADCVAKSNYCPRCGTPIEKKGVKTEEKPEAPKEVKVAKEKVDQSEDDKGSRDWTRL; from the coding sequence CTGAAGTTTGGTTTACCTGAAGAGGCGGTGAGGGTTGCCGACAAGGCCGTAACCTTAACTCCTAACTCTGTGAGCGCAATAATCTGCAAAGCAAAATCACTTGCTGCCATCGGCTCAGTGGAAGAGGCTTTGTTGATCCTTGACAAAATCATTGTCCAAGACCCGAGCAACAAAGGTGCATGGGCGGAAAAAGGCAGAATTCTTGACGGTAGTGGCAGGGTATCGGAGGCACTCCATTGCTATGAGAAGATCGTCGAAATCGATCCCAACGACATTTCCTATTATGATATTATCATCACCAAAACACCAGACAAGATACTTTGGCTGAGGAAAAAAGGAGAAACTCTCGTGCGAAATGAAAAAGCTGAAGAAGCCCTCAAGGTATTCGACGACGCCCTTTCCTTGTCTCCTGGAAATCTGGATGTTCTTCTCGCCAAAGGAAATGCGCTTGTCGTCCTCAACCGGTATAACGATGCGGCAATGGTGTACGACGAAGTGCTCCTCAAAGATCCGCGCAATTTCACCGCACATCTTAACAAGGCGCGTTCTCATAGAGAGAAAGGTGAAGTAGATGATGCCCTCAAACACTATCGTGAAGCGCTCAGATCCGATCCATCTCATAAACAAACCTGGCTTGAAGCAGGGACGATGCTCGAGCACCTCGGTAAATTCGAAGAAGCATTGAAATCATACAATCGAGCGCTAGAAATTGATAATAATTATCTTCCAGCTCTCGAAGGAAAATGCAGCATTCTGAGGAAACTCGGCAAAGATGCAGAACTCGCTGAATGCTGTTCGAAGTTGCTTGAACTGAGTCCTGATAGCATTCAGTGGATTGTTACAAAGGCAGAAGCTCAGATGAAAATTGGCCAGGTGGAGGAGGCTTTGAGAACGGTATCGAGTGCGCTCGAGCGTTTTCCTCGAGAGCCTGATTTGCTTGAGAAGAAAAGAGTCGCGCTCTATGCCCTGAACAAGTACGATGATCTGATCGGCGTATGCAACGAAATCCTTTCATTGCATCCTGATAATGTTGATGCCTTGCACGATCAGGGTTTTGCTTATTACAAAACTGGAAAATTCTATGAAGCTATCAAGGTTCTTGAAAAGGCATCGAAAATACAGCCAGATCGTGAGAGCACTTTTGTTATTCTCAAAGAATGCTTTAAGCACCTTGAAAGGGACAAGGAAGTTCTAGAGGCATGCGATAACATCATTAGAATCAACCCCAAGAACAAATTTGCCCTCATGGACAAAGCAATTGCGCTTGACAGGCTCAATAAGAAAATTGATGCCGTCGAAATGTACAAAAGAGTTCTTGATGTCGATCCGACTGAGGAAGAAGCGCTCAAGAATATATCGATCGCCCTTTTCACACTGAGGCGTTATGATGAGGCACTTGAATGGTCCTCGGCTGGTGCAACCTCTTATCCATCAAATAAAATCTTCTGGCGTGTGCGAGGCGATAGTCTCTATGCGCTCGGAAGATTCGATGAAGCGGCAGAAGCGTTCACAAAGGGCATTGACATCGATCCTCAGGACAGCAAACTCTGGTATTCAAAGGGCCTTGCTCTTGAAAGTGCCAAGAGATTTGAGGAAGCTCTTGCGTGTTATGAAAAAACACTCGCACTCGATCCAGATGACAAAAATGCATGGATAAGCAAGGGCGTCACGCTTGAATGGCTTGAGAGGTATCCCGAGGCGCTCTCATCGTACGACGTCGCGATCAGCCTCGACGCCGATAACCGATTTGTGCACATACGCCGGGGCTACGTCCTCGCGAAGATGAACAGACATGACGAAGCCGTCGCCGCGTTTGACCGTGCGCTCGATATCACACCGAAGGATCTTGAAGTCCTCGAGGCGAAGAAACACTCCCTCAAAGCACTCGAAAAATATAATGAGGTCATCGGAGTTTGCGATCTGATCATCAAGCTTGATTCCCGCAACAAGAATGCATGGTTCGACAGAGGCGTTGCATGTCACCGCATTGGCGATCTCGCCGAGGCAATCAAATCATTTGACAGGGCGCTCGAGATTGACCCATATGATCTGAGTATTCTGGAACATAAAAAGTCGACGGTCATCGCAAGTGGCGATCAAAATGAAATTCTCAATGTGACAGAGCGTATTCTTCAGATCGATCCGAGGAATAAGCTCGCGCTGATTGATAAAGGAATCGCGCTCGAAAAAATTGGTCGTCTTGAAGAAGCTGTTGAAAATTATGATAAAGCGATTCAGATTGACAACACGGACAAAGTCGCATTTTACCACAAAGGTCTCGCGCTCACGGAGCTAGGGAGATACAGAGAAGCTGTGGAGGCGTTTGACCGGGCTTTCAAATTGGATCCGACCGATCCATACGCGCTCGATAATAAGGGAAGGGCGCTCCTTCTCATGCATAACTTCATCGATGCACTTCGGGTCTTTGAGCAGTGTATTAAGATGTCCCCTTCAAATGCGAGATTCCACACTGATAAGGGAAGGGCGCTTGCATCGCTTGATAGACTCGGGGAGGCGATTGAGGCATTTGACCATGCCCTTCAGCTTGATCCATCAGATGCGCAAGCCTGGAAATACAAGGGTGGTGTCCTTTTCAGGATGGGGGAGTATGAAGAGGCAGCTAATTGCTATTCGAAGGCGATCGAACTCGGTGTTGAGGACGCCGCTGTCTATCGTTTCAGGGGAAAAGCTCTCGAAAAGCTAAATCGGCTGGAAGAAGCCTTGGAAAGCTATCAGAAATCTATTGCCATGGATGCCAACGCCCCCTCCGTCTGGTTAAGTCTGGCCACTGTGCAGATGAAATTGGGTGATCTCACGGCCGCCTCTGGAAGCATCGACCGTTCTATTGACCTCGACCCAAACGACAAGGAAGCGTGGCTTGTTCGGGCAGAGATTATGCAGAAATTGGAGAGTACGGATGAAGCGATCAAATCGTACGATAAAGCGATAGGCATTGATCCGAAAGAAAAGGTCGCGTGGACTGGAAAGGGTTCCGTTTTGTTGCGTCTCGAAAAATACGAACAGGCCAAACGCGCTTTTGAGAAAGCCCTCGAACTCGATCGAAATTACGAGTTGGCGAGGGAAGGATTGAAGGTCGCAGAGGCGAAACTCAAGGAAAAGGAGATCGCTGTGCATGCTGAGAAACTTCTCGAGTACGAATATCGGGCGGGAAAGAAGGTCACGAGGGAGGAAGCTTTTCGTGAAGCCGGCGTGCCATTTTCCTATCTGGATGATGTGATGCGGTATCTCGATCAGAAGGAAAGCGTCAACATTAATTTACTTACAGACGAAGAGTTCGATGAATATGAACGACTCTCGCGCTCGATAATACTGGCGGCGTACCGAAATCCCAACGTCGGAAGATACGGATTGCGCTTATGCGATGTCTTTATGAACATGCCTGAAAGAGATATTAGGAAGGCCAAGAGAGTGTTAGCATACATCGAGGCGGTCAATGAAATTGACTTCTCCAATGCGACGGCAGACGAGCGTTCCGATCGTTTCATTCGCGCGGCACTGAATTTACCTGAAGAGCAGCGTTCGGCGATTGGTCTCATGGAAAACCTTGGTTTGGGAATTTATAACGCAAGAAAACTTGTCGGCATTCTCCGATCATTGAAGACAGAGGCGTACAAGACGCCGACGGTGCGGGTTAAGGAAATACCTGAGCGCGTACGGCTCGTCGACATCGAAAGGGAAGAGAAGTCTAAGGCATCGGATGTCAGGAGAGAAAGCGCGCAGAAACTCTCGGTTCGAAGGGAACAAGATCTCTATTCGAGGTTGTACAAGGAGACAAGAACGGTCGAAGTGTCGCCTCAAGCAGAGGAACTCAAAGGGCGTCGATGTTTGTTCCACGGAAACCAGGCAGTGATGAGATGCGCCTCATGCGGCACGCTGTTGTGCGCAGACTGCGTTGCAAAATCGAATTATTGTCCGAGATGTGGCACGCCGATTGAAAAGAAAGGTGTGAAGACAGAGGAGAAACCGGAAGCGCCGAAAGAAGTGAAAGTGGCCAAGGAAAAAGTGGATCAGAGCGAAGACGATAAGGGATCAAGGGACTGGACGCGGCTCTGA
- the truD gene encoding tRNA pseudouridine(13) synthase TruD, translated as MDHIPSHAREKELGIEVFFTDTPGIGGKLRKDPEDFVVEEISDFPEKDENGRYTIAKVTSINWEMNRLVRQLAKSLRISRNKIGFAGTKDKRAVTTQLMSFEAPIENVTSLYMHQVVITDAYRARKPITIGDLIGNSFKIRIRECLYRDEELGKILKETLTILERSGGFPNFFGIQRFGVIRPVTHHVGKYIIKGDFERAVMTYVANPTDYESEEVKEARKNLEETRDFETALRVFPKKLLFERAVISHLVKHPGDYAGAIRSLPENLQMMFVHAYQSYLFNKILSERIKREFPLNRPILGDVILPADAKGLPDHDHYVLVTKENIDFAEKRVAEEKAFVSGVLFGSESEFAEGEMGAIEREIIESEGIAKKDFVVPELPQCSSRGSRRELLARMKNLKYSVENDEVLISFSLDRGCYATALLREIMKADVTSY; from the coding sequence ATGGATCACATTCCAAGCCACGCTAGAGAAAAGGAGCTCGGGATAGAGGTCTTTTTCACCGATACGCCGGGCATCGGTGGCAAGTTGAGAAAGGATCCAGAAGATTTTGTTGTGGAGGAAATTTCGGATTTTCCAGAAAAAGATGAAAACGGTCGCTATACGATTGCAAAAGTGACCTCAATAAACTGGGAGATGAATCGACTCGTAAGGCAACTTGCAAAGAGCTTGAGGATTAGCAGGAATAAGATAGGCTTTGCAGGAACGAAGGACAAGAGAGCTGTCACTACACAGCTGATGTCTTTTGAGGCTCCGATTGAAAATGTCACTTCTTTGTATATGCACCAGGTTGTTATCACCGATGCGTATCGCGCTCGAAAACCGATCACGATCGGGGACCTCATTGGCAATTCTTTCAAGATCAGAATCAGGGAGTGTCTATATCGCGATGAAGAACTCGGAAAGATCCTGAAGGAAACTCTTACGATTTTGGAGCGATCTGGCGGTTTCCCCAATTTTTTCGGAATCCAGCGTTTCGGCGTGATCAGACCCGTTACCCATCACGTCGGCAAGTATATCATCAAGGGTGATTTTGAAAGGGCAGTCATGACTTATGTGGCAAATCCCACAGATTACGAGAGTGAGGAGGTGAAAGAAGCCCGCAAAAACCTCGAGGAAACAAGAGATTTCGAAACTGCACTTAGAGTCTTTCCGAAAAAACTTCTCTTCGAAAGAGCCGTCATTTCACATCTTGTCAAACATCCTGGCGATTACGCCGGTGCGATTCGATCGCTTCCAGAAAATCTCCAAATGATGTTTGTCCATGCATATCAATCGTATCTTTTTAACAAGATACTCAGCGAAAGAATCAAAAGAGAATTTCCACTCAACCGGCCAATACTCGGCGATGTTATTCTGCCGGCTGATGCAAAAGGATTGCCAGATCACGATCACTATGTTCTCGTAACAAAGGAAAACATCGATTTCGCTGAGAAGAGAGTTGCTGAGGAGAAGGCATTTGTCAGCGGCGTTCTGTTCGGTTCTGAGAGTGAGTTCGCGGAAGGCGAGATGGGAGCGATTGAAAGGGAAATCATTGAAAGCGAGGGGATCGCAAAGAAGGATTTCGTTGTCCCAGAGTTGCCCCAGTGTAGCTCGAGAGGCAGCAGAAGGGAGCTCCTTGCCAGAATGAAGAATTTAAAATATTCTGTTGAGAACGATGAGGTATTGATCTCATTTTCTCTCGACCGCGGTTGTTACGCCACGGCCCTTCTCAGGGAAATTATGAAAGCTGACGTGACATCTTATTAA
- a CDS encoding DNA-directed RNA polymerase subunit L, whose amino-acid sequence MELELIEKDKDSIKIRIKDADMTLISPLVSELLLDEGVAEVKFTTGHPELDSPVLYVKVKNGKPQTALKRASKSLANQFKEAREKLEKELK is encoded by the coding sequence ATGGAACTTGAACTCATCGAAAAAGACAAAGATTCCATCAAGATCCGTATCAAGGACGCTGATATGACATTAATTTCTCCACTCGTCAGCGAACTCTTGCTTGATGAGGGTGTCGCCGAAGTGAAATTTACGACTGGCCATCCGGAACTTGACTCTCCAGTGCTTTATGTGAAGGTGAAGAACGGTAAACCTCAGACCGCTCTTAAACGCGCATCGAAATCACTCGCAAACCAGTTTAAAGAAGCAAGAGAAAAACTCGAAAAGGAATTGAAGTAG
- a CDS encoding ATP-dependent DNA ligase: MLYRELVRVYEALESTTSRLEMTDILANFFKEADCFSLRKIIYLTQGQLYPDFYPQKLGIADKLLLKAISFTSGVKEQMIQNLLLKEGDPGNVAQKVFQGKKQTTLFSTPLTLERVYDNLRKIAEAEGSGSQDLKIKMLADILHDATPVESKYIARIVTGKMRLGVADMTVLDALAQAFAGKEEKDVIERAFNITSDLGLVGEILCREGVEALRKIGVSVGNPIRAMLAERLSSPEEILEKMGGRCAFEYKYDGVRVQAHIDSQKRIRLFSRRLEDITDQFPDVVNALREAFASKDAIIEGECVPVDINTGEMLPFQEVSHRRGRKYDLSVAIEDYPVRTFLFDCLYLDGVDLTESPFLERRKALEKCIKPSEDVRLSEIKILDRVEDVERFFEEALKDGCEGLMAKSIGEDSIYRAGARGFLWIKYKKEYRSEMSDTVDLVVVGAFAGRGRRKGVYGALLMATYNDKEDTFETVCKLGSGFDDATLAALPSMLEPYKLQIIHPKVRSKLEADYWFEPAIVMEVLGSEITLSPTHTCSYSLIKKDAGFAIRFPRFTGRFRSDKDPREATTSVELAEMYKRQLKKIEE, from the coding sequence ATGCTCTACAGAGAGCTCGTTAGAGTTTACGAAGCACTTGAGTCTACAACGAGCAGACTCGAGATGACTGACATTCTTGCTAACTTCTTCAAAGAAGCGGATTGCTTTTCATTAAGGAAGATCATTTATCTAACACAGGGACAACTGTACCCTGATTTTTATCCTCAGAAACTTGGGATCGCCGACAAGCTTCTATTGAAGGCGATCAGCTTCACATCCGGCGTCAAGGAGCAGATGATTCAGAATCTTCTCCTCAAAGAGGGTGATCCTGGCAATGTGGCTCAGAAAGTTTTCCAGGGAAAAAAACAGACAACTCTTTTTTCTACACCCCTGACGCTGGAAAGGGTCTATGACAATCTCAGAAAAATTGCTGAAGCGGAGGGCAGCGGGTCGCAGGATTTGAAGATCAAGATGCTCGCAGATATCCTCCATGACGCAACACCTGTTGAATCGAAATACATTGCAAGGATCGTAACGGGCAAAATGAGACTTGGTGTAGCTGACATGACCGTTCTCGACGCACTTGCGCAAGCCTTCGCAGGGAAGGAGGAGAAGGATGTCATCGAAAGGGCATTCAATATCACATCCGACCTCGGCCTCGTTGGCGAAATTCTCTGCAGGGAAGGGGTCGAAGCACTGCGAAAAATAGGCGTTTCTGTCGGAAATCCTATCAGGGCGATGCTTGCCGAGCGTCTGTCATCACCAGAAGAAATCCTTGAAAAAATGGGGGGGCGTTGTGCATTCGAATATAAATATGATGGCGTACGAGTCCAGGCGCATATTGATTCACAAAAGAGAATTAGACTTTTCTCGCGTCGCCTCGAAGATATCACTGATCAATTTCCTGATGTCGTGAACGCATTGCGAGAAGCTTTCGCGTCCAAGGATGCGATCATCGAGGGGGAATGTGTTCCAGTTGATATCAATACAGGGGAAATGCTGCCTTTCCAGGAGGTCTCACACAGGAGAGGCAGAAAATATGATCTCTCAGTCGCCATCGAGGACTACCCCGTTCGGACGTTCCTCTTCGACTGCCTTTATCTTGATGGCGTTGACCTGACCGAATCTCCTTTTTTAGAAAGAAGAAAGGCGCTGGAGAAATGCATCAAACCGTCAGAGGATGTCAGACTATCAGAAATCAAGATACTTGATCGAGTCGAGGATGTCGAGCGATTTTTTGAAGAGGCTTTGAAGGATGGCTGCGAGGGACTTATGGCAAAATCGATCGGTGAGGATTCGATTTACCGCGCAGGTGCACGCGGCTTCCTCTGGATCAAATACAAAAAGGAGTACAGGTCGGAGATGTCGGATACTGTTGATCTTGTTGTCGTCGGTGCCTTCGCTGGAAGAGGAAGGAGAAAGGGAGTCTACGGAGCGCTCCTCATGGCGACGTACAATGATAAGGAAGATACATTCGAAACAGTTTGTAAGCTGGGAAGCGGTTTCGATGATGCCACACTCGCAGCCTTACCGTCCATGCTTGAGCCGTACAAACTGCAAATAATCCATCCGAAAGTCAGATCCAAGTTAGAAGCGGACTACTGGTTCGAACCCGCCATCGTCATGGAAGTCCTCGGCTCAGAAATTACATTGAGTCCAACCCACACTTGCTCGTATTCCCTCATCAAAAAAGATGCTGGCTTTGCGATCAGATTTCCGAGATTTACCGGCCGATTCCGTTCGGACAAAGACCCACGGGAGGCGACGACGAGTGTCGAGCTTGCGGAAATGTACAAACGCCAGTTGAAGAAAATTGAAGAATGA
- a CDS encoding DEAD/DEAH box helicase codes for MFVQHPLIKPNKIEDRAYQASLSRACLESSTLIVLPTGMGKTVIALRVIAEVLYRKGGKALVLAPTKPLVEQHASFLRENLVGKRVVCLTGEIDPAEREVCWLENDVIVSTPQVIANDLRYERINLRDVQLIVFDEAHRAVGNYAYVRIAEEFKEYGRLVMGMTASPGSSGAKIGEVCRNLGIQRVEVRSESDPDVAPYMQDVEMQIVEVDIPDEMKRITKILRAMFDSCVRDLITLGLIDEKRPVTRKYLLEIGETIQERLNSGEKRSQLYRGLSVQAMALKINHALELAETQGATALTNYLERMRSEAMSENGSRASRSIVQSDEFERIEDILRRTKMEHPKLSKVMSIVSNQIIAHPESRTIVFTHYRDTCELVASKLSKIEGARVAKLVGQAERGEEKGLKQKEQVEVLERFRKGDFNVIVATSVGEEGLDVASTDLVIFYEPVPSEIRSIQRRGRTGRQRPGRVVILKTRGTRDDAYFFTSQRKEKAMRRRLFQISKELQNGERFAEEKEKDEPTEQKRNQKESGQKTVFDFL; via the coding sequence GTGTTCGTTCAGCATCCCCTCATCAAACCAAACAAGATCGAGGACAGAGCTTATCAGGCCTCTCTTTCAAGAGCATGCCTGGAATCCTCGACACTGATCGTTCTCCCGACGGGGATGGGGAAGACAGTTATTGCGTTACGCGTGATAGCTGAGGTCCTGTACAGAAAGGGCGGAAAAGCGCTCGTTTTGGCGCCGACGAAACCCCTTGTGGAACAACATGCGTCATTTCTAAGGGAAAATCTCGTGGGGAAAAGGGTCGTCTGCCTGACGGGCGAAATTGATCCAGCGGAGCGAGAAGTTTGCTGGCTCGAGAATGATGTCATTGTTTCAACCCCCCAGGTCATCGCAAATGATCTGAGATATGAAAGGATCAACCTGCGGGATGTTCAATTGATCGTTTTTGACGAGGCTCATCGGGCGGTTGGGAATTACGCTTACGTAAGAATTGCTGAAGAGTTCAAGGAATACGGTAGGTTGGTCATGGGAATGACAGCCTCGCCTGGAAGCAGCGGGGCGAAAATCGGAGAGGTGTGCAGAAATCTCGGTATCCAGCGAGTAGAAGTTCGATCCGAAAGTGACCCAGATGTCGCCCCATATATGCAGGATGTCGAGATGCAAATCGTCGAAGTCGACATTCCTGATGAAATGAAAAGGATCACAAAAATCCTGAGAGCGATGTTTGATTCATGCGTCCGGGATTTGATCACCCTCGGACTGATCGATGAAAAACGCCCCGTGACAAGAAAATATCTTCTAGAGATAGGAGAGACAATTCAGGAAAGGCTCAACTCCGGAGAAAAAAGAAGTCAATTATACAGAGGGTTGAGCGTTCAGGCAATGGCGTTAAAAATCAACCACGCACTCGAGCTCGCAGAAACACAGGGAGCAACCGCACTGACTAATTATCTAGAACGTATGAGATCTGAAGCGATGTCGGAAAACGGATCGAGGGCATCGAGATCGATCGTGCAATCAGATGAGTTCGAAAGAATCGAAGATATTCTTAGAAGAACAAAAATGGAACATCCAAAACTATCAAAGGTTATGAGCATCGTGTCGAATCAGATCATCGCACACCCCGAATCCAGAACGATCGTGTTCACTCATTATCGAGATACATGTGAACTTGTCGCGAGCAAACTTTCAAAGATCGAAGGTGCGAGGGTCGCGAAACTCGTAGGCCAGGCGGAAAGAGGAGAGGAAAAGGGACTCAAGCAGAAAGAGCAGGTGGAAGTTCTGGAGAGATTCAGAAAAGGAGATTTTAATGTGATCGTTGCGACCTCAGTCGGCGAGGAAGGTCTCGACGTTGCCTCAACCGATCTTGTCATTTTTTATGAGCCCGTGCCCTCCGAAATCCGGAGCATACAGCGAAGGGGGAGAACGGGGAGACAGAGGCCTGGCCGGGTTGTTATTTTGAAGACGAGGGGGACGAGAGATGATGCTTACTTTTTCACAAGCCAAAGAAAAGAAAAGGCGATGAGACGGCGATTATTCCAAATCAGCAAGGAACTTCAGAATGGGGAACGCTTTGCAGAAGAGAAAGAAAAAGACGAGCCAACGGAACAGAAAAGGAATCAAAAGGAAAGTGGGCAGAAAACGGTCTTTGACTTCCTTTGA
- a CDS encoding iron-sulfur cluster assembly accessory protein, whose protein sequence is MVYITEEATKFLNDIIEKNDKKGYGIRIYIAGIGCSGPQFGMAFQEKKNEGDIEDKQEGFSFYYDEETQELLEGCKIDYIETPQGSGLIIHNPNLNGCDSCGGGCH, encoded by the coding sequence ATGGTATACATCACTGAAGAAGCGACGAAGTTCCTGAATGATATCATCGAAAAGAATGATAAGAAAGGATATGGAATTAGGATTTACATCGCAGGAATCGGATGCTCTGGCCCCCAATTTGGAATGGCATTTCAAGAAAAGAAGAACGAAGGCGACATCGAGGACAAGCAGGAAGGTTTCTCCTTCTATTACGATGAGGAAACCCAAGAACTACTCGAAGGTTGCAAGATCGACTATATTGAAACGCCTCAGGGTTCTGGCTTGATCATTCACAATCCAAATCTCAATGGCTGCGATTCGTGCGGCGGCGGATGTCACTAA
- a CDS encoding GNAT family N-acetyltransferase codes for MGPDKFLSLSFRSFQKHDLPVLAKISRDNMAHIIRSAWGVEWKDELLFDTLCDEDAQTEILEIDGKIIGYYCIFIEDKRVFIASIQVARAYQHRGYGAAMIKRIEAIASHLNAERVELWVQSNNEEAIGFYEHMGFRIVARQRNNLLMRKFVQPLIRRGHRQFGRDFNGRAPA; via the coding sequence ATGGGGCCTGACAAATTTCTTTCCCTGTCGTTTCGCTCATTTCAGAAGCACGATCTACCAGTGCTCGCCAAGATCAGTAGGGATAACATGGCTCATATTATTCGATCTGCCTGGGGTGTTGAATGGAAAGATGAGCTGCTCTTCGACACATTATGTGACGAGGACGCACAGACGGAAATACTTGAGATCGACGGCAAGATCATCGGATACTACTGCATTTTCATTGAGGATAAGAGAGTTTTCATCGCTTCGATACAGGTAGCTAGGGCATATCAACATCGTGGTTACGGTGCGGCTATGATTAAAAGGATTGAGGCAATTGCCTCACACTTAAACGCAGAACGAGTGGAACTATGGGTTCAATCAAACAATGAAGAAGCAATCGGATTTTATGAACACATGGGATTCAGGATTGTAGCAAGACAACGGAATAATCTACTGATGAGAAAATTTGTTCAGCCATTGATCAGAAGAGGGCACCGACAATTTGGAAGGGATTTCAATGGGAGAGCACCTGCTTGA
- a CDS encoding DUF2099 family protein, which yields MGEHLLEMAKALILIKNGQIIVLRDPLIKSCPLRKELYGCEEESKETVERVLRKHMDEYGMYGPERVLESHEKPVSFGASEIVMDAMLEGLVDAAVVVCEGAGTVVVDKPKVLQAIGAHMTGLIATDPIPEIINKLREKGCFVIDERCTIDQVRGFRKAVELGFKKIVVTITGERADDARLLRKMGEQLGVRPIVFAVHNTGIGENEARTLAQYADIVWGCASRYVREIVGKSSKIQIGVAIPVFAVSDIGKRLVLNRAYHFEDGLIIHRASLPFEYENRRPEPLL from the coding sequence ATGGGAGAGCACCTGCTTGAAATGGCAAAAGCCCTCATACTCATCAAGAATGGTCAAATTATTGTTTTAAGGGATCCGCTTATCAAGTCCTGCCCACTGAGAAAAGAACTCTATGGATGCGAGGAAGAAAGCAAGGAAACTGTCGAGAGAGTGTTGAGGAAACATATGGATGAATATGGAATGTACGGACCTGAGAGAGTGCTCGAATCTCACGAGAAGCCAGTATCATTCGGTGCGTCAGAAATAGTGATGGATGCGATGCTGGAAGGTCTTGTCGATGCCGCTGTGGTCGTCTGCGAAGGTGCAGGGACGGTTGTTGTTGATAAGCCAAAGGTCCTGCAGGCGATTGGCGCGCACATGACTGGTTTGATAGCCACCGACCCGATTCCAGAGATCATTAATAAGCTGAGGGAGAAAGGGTGTTTCGTTATAGATGAACGATGCACCATCGATCAGGTCCGGGGATTTAGGAAGGCCGTAGAACTCGGATTCAAAAAAATTGTCGTAACGATCACGGGCGAAAGGGCTGATGATGCAAGGCTCCTCAGGAAAATGGGAGAACAGCTTGGCGTGAGACCCATCGTCTTCGCTGTGCATAATACGGGTATAGGAGAAAATGAAGCGAGGACGCTTGCGCAATATGCGGATATCGTATGGGGGTGTGCTTCGCGTTACGTAAGAGAAATCGTTGGAAAGTCATCGAAGATACAGATAGGAGTGGCAATACCTGTTTTTGCCGTCTCTGACATCGGAAAGAGGTTAGTACTCAATCGTGCATATCACTTCGAGGATGGCCTCATCATCCACAGAGCGTCGTTGCCCTTCGAATATGAAAATCGTCGGCCAGAGCCGCTTTTATGA